A segment of the Streptococcus dysgalactiae subsp. dysgalactiae genome:
TGTAACATAACATCCGTAAATCCACCTGTTGAAGCGCCAATATCAATCCCAATTTGATTAGCAACCGATACACCAAAAACATGCAGCCCCTTTTCCAGTTTTAATCCACCACGACTGACGTATTTGAGTTTTTCGCCTTTAAGTTTTAACTCAGTCCCATCGTCAATTTTGTCACCTGGCTTGTCATAGCGTTGGCCATTAATCACAGAGACCACTAACCCTGCCATAACACCGCGCTTAGCTTGCTCTCTGGTCTCAAATAATCCTTGCTTATAGGCTAACACATCTACTCTTTCTTTAGGCATTAAGTCGTAACCCTTCTATCAGTTTTGTAATCGTTTGAGGCTTAAAGCCTACATCGCTTTCTAGTGTCTGAAAAATCGTCAAAGCCTGATCTAAACTCTCTGTCAACAGTTGGTAAGAGGCTTCTAACCCCAGTAAACTTGGGTAAGTAGCTTTTTCTGCGAATAAGTCCTTTTTAGGTGTTTTTCCAAGATCTTCAAAGCTAGCTGTCACGTCTAAAATATCATCCCTAATCTGAAAGGCGTGTCCGATGAGCATTCCCGCCTGCTCTAGTTGTTGACGAACAGTAATAGTCTGTTCTGTTACAAGAGCTGCTGCTTTAAAAGGAAAAGCTAATAATTTTCCGGTTTTATTGAGGTGAATCAGTGACAACTGAGGGAGACTCAAAGCTTGATTTTCCCCTTTCATATCTAGCATCTGACCACCAACCATACCAAAAGTTCCTGAAGCTAGGGAAAGTTCTTGGATTAAGGCTACTTTAACCTCACTATTTAATTCAGCTTGAGCTATTAACCCAAAGGGGTCTAAAAATAAGCTGTCTCCCGCCAAAATGGCCGTGGCTTCTCCAAATTGTTTGTGATTGGTCAGTCTGCCACGTCGGTAATCATCATTATCCATGGCTGGCAAATCATCGTGAATCAGACTTCCTGTATGAATCATTTCAAGAGCTGCAGCCAAATCAAAATGAGCATTCTGTAACGATACCCCAAATCCCTCAATCATCTCTAATAAGATAAGTGGGCGAATGCGCTTGCCACCACTGTCAACAGAATACAAGATGGCATCAATCAACTCTTCAGATACACCGTTACTAGTCGTCTTATAGTAGCGACGAATGGCTTCGTCAATTCTAGCTAATTTGTCCATTAATCATCCATATCTACTTCTGTGCCATCAGCTTGCATCACTTTGACGAGTGTTTTTTCTGCCGCTTGTAAGGTCCTTTGAAGTTCTTTTGAGAGAAGCATTCCTTTTTGAAATTCTGAAATGGCTTCTTCTAAGGGCACATCCCCATTTTCAAGTTTGTTCACAATAGTCTCTAAATCTTGTAAATTTTCTTCAAATGTTTTCGTTTTTGACATCTTTTACCTCTACATCTAATTGTCCATCACGCATCTTAATGGTTAACTGATCACCCTTTGTTATCTGACTTACAGAGGCTACCAGTTCTTGATTTTTTTCAATCAACGCATAACCACGCGCAATAATTCGGCCAGTGTCCAGTGATAGCAAAGCATCCTGTGCTTTTTCAAATCGGGCCAGCTGGCTATCGTACTGATTTGTCATATTAGCCATCAGTAAACGCTTAGCGGTAGCAACACGGTCTTGGTACCGCTCGATTTTTGTCTGTAATTGACTATTAGCCAAGGCATGATCCAACTGAACCTTGTTTTCTTTGGCGGAACTCAGACGATCTTTCATCGTATTCATCAGGGTCATGCTAAGGCGATCAATTTTTTGCAAGTAGGCATCATATAATCGTTCTGGCTGCCTAAAAATAACAGATTGTGATAGTTTATCCACCCACTCTTGCCGCTGCTTAATCCGTCTTAAGCAGGCCTGATAGGAACGATTTTGCCGCTCTACTATCCAAGACATAAGTTCTGTTTTTGTAATAGGCGTTGCTAACTCTGCTGCTGCTGTTGGTGTAGCTGCTCTGCGGTCTGCCACAAAATCCGCCAGGGTTGTATCAGTTTCATGACCCACACTCGAAATCACTGGAAGTTTCGATTCAAAGATAGCCTGAACCATTATTTCCTCGTTGAAAGCCCAAAGGTCTTCTATCGAGCCACCTCCACGGCCAACAATGAGCAAGTCCAAATCCTCTCTTTGGTTGGCTCTTCGAATATTCGCCACTACTTCTTGGGCGGCTCCATCACCTTGTACTTTAGTTGGGAATAATAAAATCTCAACCCCTGGAAAACGCCGTGAAACGGTTGTGATAATATCTCGAATCACAGCGCCACTTGGACTTGTAATGACCCCAATTTTTGACACAAACTGAGGTAAGGGCTGCTTGTGTTTTTGCTCAAAATAACCTTCTGCAGTTAATTTTTTCTTTAATTGTTCAAACTGCAAAGCCAAGGCACCTATGCCGTCTGGCTCTGCCTTTTCAATCACGATAGAATAGGAACCACTCGGTTCATAAAGTTGGACTCGCCCAATCACATTAATTTTCATGCCTTCTTCTAGGTCAAATCCTAGTTTTTTATAGACTCCTGCCCACATGGTGGCTTGAATCACAGCACTTTCATCTTTTAAGGAAAAATATTGATGAGTCGGTCGTTTTCGAAAATTGGACACTTGACCAGTCAGATAAACCCGTTCCAAATAAGGGTCACGGTCAAATTTTAATTTTAAATATTTCGTCAAATGAGTGACGGTTAAATAATCTGCCATCAAGCCACCTTTCACTTAGTTGGACCTGACATAGTCCCTTTGCATACTAATGCAATTATACCATTTTTCTGAATAAATAGTGAGCAGAAAACCAGAAAAAGGAGCCTCTTTCGGCTCCTCTCTTACTCTATTCTAAACCCTTTATCAGCACTACTCATTTTCTTCGCTGAATGCTTTCATCCATTTTGGAATTTCCTGGCTAATAGCTGTTGGTAAGACCACATAAGCTTCTTGAGCTAATGCATCAGCAATGGCTGAGTGAAGATAGGCCGCACAGGCTACCCTATCAAACAAATCAACCCGCTTAAACTGAACAGCCATTGCCGCAATCATACCTGCCAAAGTATCCCCCATACCACCAGTTGCTTGATATGGCCCTCCAACAGTTAGCTCATAAATCTTATCATCTTGATAGAGTTTAGTTGCTGAACTTTTAGCCACCAAAATCGTACCTTGAGGAAATTGCTGCAAGAATTTTTGAGTGTTGGGCACCGTCTGTTGGTCAATGGCTAATCCAGAAAGGCGTTCCCACTCTTTCTGGTGGGGAGTAAGGATAATTGGTGACGTCAAATCTTGAAAGAAATAGTTTTTTTGAGCAGCAATCGTTAAAGCAGAGCCATCAACTAACAAGAGTTGATGACCTTTGATATGAGACACGACCCATTCAAATAATCTTTGTGCTTTGCTATTTTCAGAAAGCCCTGGACCAATAAGGACTAAATCTGCCACTTCAAGTTGTCTTAGCAACAAGTCCCTGTCATCCACTGAAAATGCCATTGCTTCTGGTAAATGGCTATGCAAGGCTGAGATATTTGATTGATCAGTCGCAACAGTGATTAAACCTACTCCACTGTTTAAAGCTGCCAGAGCTGCCATAATAATAGCACCACCATAAGGTGCTAAGCCCCCTATCAGAAGCAAGCGCCCGTAATTGCCTTTATTAGTTTCTTTTTGCCTTGGTAAAATCACTTTTCTCGCAAGATCATGGTCACTAATCATCGACTCACACTCCGTAAAGCTGCTTGGTAAGTTTGTTCTAATAACATGGTAATCGTCATCGGACCGACTCCCCCAGGAACAGGGGTAATTTTAGAGGCAACTTGAGAAACTTCATCAAAAGCCACATCTCCAATAAGTTTACCATTATCATCACGGTTCATTCCAACATCAATAACAACGGCCCCTTCTTTAACAAAGTCTTTCGTCACGAAATGACCTTGTCCAATGGCCACAATTAAAACATCCGCATGGCGGCAGACGTCTTCTAAATGTCGTGTCCTAGAATGCGTCAACGTTACCGTTGCATTCTTATCTAACAAGAGTTGAGCCATTGGTTTGCCTACAATGTTAGATCTTCCGATAATCACCGCATGCTTACCTTCAAGGTCCACCTCGTATTCGCGTAACATTTCCATAATACCTGCCGGTGTGCAAGGAACCATCAAGGGGCGACCAGACCAAAGGTGACCGGTATTCATTGGGTGAAAACCATCCACATCTTTTTTAGGATCAATAGCAAGGATAATTTTCTTATCATTAATGTGATTTGGCAAGGGTAATTGGACCAAGATGCCATGAATCGTGTCATCTTCATTATAGCGTTCAATGACGCCAATCAATTCTTCCTGGCAAATAGATTCTGACAACCTAACGGTTTCGCTTTTGAAGCCAGCAGCAATAGCTGCGCGTTCTTTGTTGCGAACATACACTTGACTGGCAGGATTATCCCCAACCAAGATAACTACTAAACCTGGTACAATCCCCTTCTCCTGTTTTAATTGCTGCGCCTTAATAGTTAATTCGCTTTGCATTTTTTGAGCTAGGGCTTTCCCATCCATTATTTCAGTCATCCAATTCCCCTTTCATTTTCATCTCTCTATTATAGCAGAAAATTAGTGGTGCGTTCTCTTATTTATCATCTTGGCCGGTTCCATGTCTATTTGCCATAGCATAAAGCCTATCGAAATGGCCTCCTAATTCAAAAAAGAAGCTTTCTGAAAGCCTCTTTTATTGACATGATAATCACTGAACCTGTTCCATTTTCTTGCGACAAGCTGCTTCAATAGCATCTAATTTAGCAAGACTATCAGCTTGTGTTTGCCCAATGGTGTAGAGATAAAGTTTGATTTTTGGTTCTGTTCCAGACGGCCTAAGAGCATACCAAGACCCTTCATCAAAATAATACTTGAGGCAGTTTTGTTTTGGAAATTCTTGATAACCTTCTTTGAAGTCAATCGTCGTTTTTAAAGTTAAATCTGCCACTGCTTTTAGAGGATATTGACGAAAATCATTCATGATTCTAGCAATACGTTCTTGACCTTCAATCCCCTCTAATTCCAAGGAAATCTGTCGTTCGTTATAATAGCCAAAAGTAGTGTAGATGGTTTCTAAAACATCCAGTAAGGTTTGGCCTCTTTCCTTATAATAGGCAGCCATCTCCACAACCATCATCGAGGCGCTAACAGCGTCTTTGTCCCGAACAAAGGTTCCGTAGCAAAAACCAATACTCTCCTCGTAACCAAAGAGATAGTTTTTAGCCTTGGTCACTTCGTATTCATTTGCCTTGCCACAAATGTTCTTAAAACCAGTCAAGGTTTCAACGGTTTCAATTCCATAATGGCTCGCAATAGCCCGTGACAAATCACCTGTAACAATAGACTTGACCAAAAC
Coding sequences within it:
- a CDS encoding bifunctional methylenetetrahydrofolate dehydrogenase/methenyltetrahydrofolate cyclohydrolase produces the protein MTEIMDGKALAQKMQSELTIKAQQLKQEKGIVPGLVVILVGDNPASQVYVRNKERAAIAAGFKSETVRLSESICQEELIGVIERYNEDDTIHGILVQLPLPNHINDKKIILAIDPKKDVDGFHPMNTGHLWSGRPLMVPCTPAGIMEMLREYEVDLEGKHAVIIGRSNIVGKPMAQLLLDKNATVTLTHSRTRHLEDVCRHADVLIVAIGQGHFVTKDFVKEGAVVIDVGMNRDDNGKLIGDVAFDEVSQVASKITPVPGGVGPMTITMLLEQTYQAALRSVSR
- a CDS encoding NAD(P)H-hydrate dehydratase: MISDHDLARKVILPRQKETNKGNYGRLLLIGGLAPYGGAIIMAALAALNSGVGLITVATDQSNISALHSHLPEAMAFSVDDRDLLLRQLEVADLVLIGPGLSENSKAQRLFEWVVSHIKGHQLLLVDGSALTIAAQKNYFFQDLTSPIILTPHQKEWERLSGLAIDQQTVPNTQKFLQQFPQGTILVAKSSATKLYQDDKIYELTVGGPYQATGGMGDTLAGMIAAMAVQFKRVDLFDRVACAAYLHSAIADALAQEAYVVLPTAISQEIPKWMKAFSEENE
- a CDS encoding exodeoxyribonuclease VII small subunit, which produces MSKTKTFEENLQDLETIVNKLENGDVPLEEAISEFQKGMLLSKELQRTLQAAEKTLVKVMQADGTEVDMDD
- a CDS encoding polyprenyl synthetase family protein, whose translation is MDKLARIDEAIRRYYKTTSNGVSEELIDAILYSVDSGGKRIRPLILLEMIEGFGVSLQNAHFDLAAALEMIHTGSLIHDDLPAMDNDDYRRGRLTNHKQFGEATAILAGDSLFLDPFGLIAQAELNSEVKVALIQELSLASGTFGMVGGQMLDMKGENQALSLPQLSLIHLNKTGKLLAFPFKAAALVTEQTITVRQQLEQAGMLIGHAFQIRDDILDVTASFEDLGKTPKKDLFAEKATYPSLLGLEASYQLLTESLDQALTIFQTLESDVGFKPQTITKLIEGLRLNA
- the xseA gene encoding exodeoxyribonuclease VII large subunit, with the translated sequence MADYLTVTHLTKYLKLKFDRDPYLERVYLTGQVSNFRKRPTHQYFSLKDESAVIQATMWAGVYKKLGFDLEEGMKINVIGRVQLYEPSGSYSIVIEKAEPDGIGALALQFEQLKKKLTAEGYFEQKHKQPLPQFVSKIGVITSPSGAVIRDIITTVSRRFPGVEILLFPTKVQGDGAAQEVVANIRRANQREDLDLLIVGRGGGSIEDLWAFNEEIMVQAIFESKLPVISSVGHETDTTLADFVADRRAATPTAAAELATPITKTELMSWIVERQNRSYQACLRRIKQRQEWVDKLSQSVIFRQPERLYDAYLQKIDRLSMTLMNTMKDRLSSAKENKVQLDHALANSQLQTKIERYQDRVATAKRLLMANMTNQYDSQLARFEKAQDALLSLDTGRIIARGYALIEKNQELVASVSQITKGDQLTIKMRDGQLDVEVKDVKNENI